Within Channa argus isolate prfri chromosome 4, Channa argus male v1.0, whole genome shotgun sequence, the genomic segment TTCCAAAATGAGGAAATTCAAATGCTTGAAGCAGGACAAGACACAATAAATACTTAtatgtacaaataaataacagGCTGCACTTATtccattttaaatctaaaagaaaaaaggacacAGACGTCCTGTGAGATTTGCGTTTGAATCCGCATGTATTATACACCTTTTAAAACAACAGATAGGATGAcgtacatttctgttttcatcccTTGGAATACAAGAATATGTTTTAATAAGGTTATTAAACATAGAAAACCCTGAAGGCTGTGTTCAGTAAGATCAAAAAATTGCCCCTCCAAGATTTCACTGGTGTTTTTTGATTGTTCCGACTAAAAagcatgatttaaaaaaataaactgggaTGCATGTTACAATGTATTTATAATGCTTTAATTTACAAGGTTGCACAGAATCCATGGGTTATTAACTGAATTAATTCTTCTTGCAATCAACATTGCAAATTCTTAGttgaaacaaattatttagCTTCTTTTACATTAATCGGTGTCTGTGTTTACTTGAGGTATTTCTCCATTTTCTGTAGAAATACATTGGTGGCTTTTTGGGGAGCATTTGATGCAGACAGCTTTGGACACAAGTGtagatgttttgtgtttcagcccgatttatgtttattttatttatttatgttatctGAATGCAAACATCAGCCGGATCAACACTGCATTTTTATGAGTGATAATTCTTCTTATTACTTTAATAGTAATGCAGTCATCCAATATGCCAAAATTTCCAGTCTATACACAGAATATTTATGCAGTTTTACAGTACAATCTACTGCCCCAATTAATGCAATTAGTGTGAGAGTTTGTACCAAAGAGCCTGAGTAGATGAGGAGCACCATAGATCTGTGACATAGATGTATCTGGGTGGTTAGCCAGGATGTCTGCGTACTGCGGCCGCTCAAATTTGTAGAGAAGTTGTGTCCCCAGCATGACATTGAAATATTCACGGATACCAGCAACCACCTCATTCACAGCAAACTCCCTGAGAAGCgaagacaaaaacatgtctCCATGTCACACAGAGAATGACAATGAAATACAAGAGAGTGAAGCATTAGACTGCATTTGTGCAAGAAAACAACAGTgtaagcagtgtgtgtttttacttgcTGTCAGAGTTTCCTCTTGATTTCTTATAATTTGCATAATCTTCAAGGACagcatcaacattttttttggcAGGTAGGTGGAAAAGctgaatacaaaaacaaacataacgTCACAATATTAGTGAATAAAAGGTTGCAAGAGCatttaaccttttattttatagttaCTGGTTACTAACCTGTTTTTGTCGTGTGATCAAGTCCCAGTCATCCACAAGCCATGGTTTAAGCTCCTCTGGGATTTTTACTTTAACCTCCACTCGGTTGATGAATGTCTCTTCCTGAGCAGACAAAAGCAGAAGCCAGGATAGAAAACTACTTAAGTTTTACTTCAGAAAGATATTGTTTTCTATTATAGCTGcaacaacacatttcatttttcatatttcttagTTACAGTGCCCTCTAAAATGCACGGGAGAAACCCCAAATATTTATCCATATAACTGGCTGCAGTTTAAGACTTGTGGTgaaaattatacaaatattcTTTGTATACAACTACTTGAATATGGAATTCATACACATGACCAACTGCTCAGTATGTTGTTTATTCATACTCTGTTGAATACTTGAATCCAGCTCAGTATTATATGACATTATTTGGAAAGTTAATggaacccccccccaaaaaatataaaaaataattaaaaaagaattgtTACAAAAAGCAAATGAGTAGATTTATGGACTAACACTTTCAACAGTTGGGTCAACACGTGCCCTCTTCTTTCGTGGCGGGTGTGTTGGGTCTCCTCCTGAACTTGTTCCTTCCCCTGCTCCAGGAGCTGCATAATAGTAGtaaattttcaaattaatttgacaCTGACGTTTGAGTTTCCCCTGGATATCCTTGATAATTTACAGCTTTTATCCTAAcaatgacagaaacacacacacaaagtatcGATTATTATACTCACTcttctgtttgttctttttggtTTTCCTACAAGTGGGAAACAATGGTTTTCaagtgttaaaataataataaaacaacaaaaccaaaacaatttctTAAACAGTAACGCAGAAGACATGTCAGCTGATGACTCGCACTCACACATCATTTTTCTGCGATGCAGCAGGTATCTTCTTATTTGGTGCAGCACCCCTCATTCTTCCTTCTACATAATGGtctcttgaaaaaaaaagataaatacttAGAAACACATACTACATATTACaagggagagagaaagtaaGTCAGTCATTTAGTCCATTTTTAAGCTGAATATTGTGGTAAATCTCATCTGTATTTTGTGGATTCTTTCTGTGCTGCCAATGGATTTGGACATAATAGACTGTTCTCTGTGTAACCAACAGGCATGTACACACatagacaagcacacacatttatagtttaatattaaaatatcttttgtcATGGTCTACTAACTAGAATCGCATTTTACCATTGTTCTCTCATTGTAGTGACATCTGTTATATGTAAATTGTGCAAAAGCAATTCAAAACTTACTGATTGGCCCTCTGAagctctttctgtttctgcagatTACTGTCGACATACTTAAGCACTCTGCTCTCAGGAACCCATTCGTCCCAGCTGaaagttaaaacacacacacaaaaataaaataaaacaaggacTTGTTAAATATCAATTATTTGAATCAATTCGAGAGGcttcacatattaaaaaaaaaagaacttactTTTTATTCCACCCActgtaatgaataaaatatttgatttgtttgtccttgatatttattttaacacactgcaaagagaaagagacatagTTCAAAgtcaaaactaataaaaacacagaagatcAGATGATCAGACAGAAGGGCTAATTAAGATGGCCTACCTTAGCTTCGTAGAGTAATGGCCCATGAAAACACAGCACTCTTTCACCTAACAGAGTTGTGGTCAATTAAAATCAGCAGTCCAAGAACAACATAATTGAATTGTGtcagtgtttaatttaaatagaacTTTGACTTAAtgaagggcaacttcaccaatgtttcacttgttctctttggctttagtttagggtgtaaatgtacattaatgcttttaaacctccctctaacttccctgtattaaagtATATCTACTTCtacctgaaaaactcctccagatgacatcgaCATTAGGAGTTAAgatgggggagctctggaaaagcaagttgaccatgattacaaactccagtgtgagcaacaagatggcataatctaaactgaaggCTCCTCcaactgatgtcatctggaggcatttttcatctagaagtagagagatactTTGATATAAGGAAGTCAActggaagtttaatggcatttatgtacatgtactacccacaCCAAATTGATTTGTTTCAAGTTTTGAGCTCCATATTACAAAGTGGCCTTTATTGCAAGTTTAGATAA encodes:
- the morf4l1 gene encoding mortality factor 4-like protein 1 isoform X1 produces the protein MAPKQDPKPKFQEDEKCLQMTSVGGAFSLDYAILLLTLEFVIMVNLLFQSSPILTPNVDVIWRSFSGERVLCFHGPLLYEAKCVKINIKDKQIKYFIHYSGWNKNWDEWVPESRVLKYVDSNLQKQKELQRANQDHYVEGRMRGAAPNKKIPAASQKNDVKTKKNKQKTPGAGEGTSSGGDPTHPPRKKRARVDPTVESEETFINRVEVKVKIPEELKPWLVDDWDLITRQKQLFHLPAKKNVDAVLEDYANYKKSRGNSDSKEFAVNEVVAGIREYFNVMLGTQLLYKFERPQYADILANHPDTSMSQIYGAPHLLRLFVRIGAMLAYTPLDEKSLALLLSYLQDFLKYLVKNSASLFNASDYEVAPPEYHRKAV
- the morf4l1 gene encoding mortality factor 4-like protein 1 isoform X2; this encodes MAPKQDPKPKFQEGERVLCFHGPLLYEAKCVKINIKDKQIKYFIHYSGWNKNWDEWVPESRVLKYVDSNLQKQKELQRANQDHYVEGRMRGAAPNKKIPAASQKNDVKTKKNKQKTPGAGEGTSSGGDPTHPPRKKRARVDPTVESEETFINRVEVKVKIPEELKPWLVDDWDLITRQKQLFHLPAKKNVDAVLEDYANYKKSRGNSDSKEFAVNEVVAGIREYFNVMLGTQLLYKFERPQYADILANHPDTSMSQIYGAPHLLRLFVRIGAMLAYTPLDEKSLALLLSYLQDFLKYLVKNSASLFNASDYEVAPPEYHRKAV
- the morf4l1 gene encoding mortality factor 4-like protein 1 isoform X3, translating into MSTVICRNRKSFRGPINHYVEGRMRGAAPNKKIPAASQKNDVKTKKNKQKTPGAGEGTSSGGDPTHPPRKKRARVDPTVESEETFINRVEVKVKIPEELKPWLVDDWDLITRQKQLFHLPAKKNVDAVLEDYANYKKSRGNSDSKEFAVNEVVAGIREYFNVMLGTQLLYKFERPQYADILANHPDTSMSQIYGAPHLLRLFVRIGAMLAYTPLDEKSLALLLSYLQDFLKYLVKNSASLFNASDYEVAPPEYHRKAV